Below is a window of Variovorax sp. TBS-050B DNA.
CTTCGATGCAGCCGAAAGCGGACAGCCGAACGCAGAAGGAAGACAAAAGCTACGCAGAAGTCGCAGAAAAAACAGAATGAATTCTTGGTTTTCCTTCTGCGACTTCTGCGAAACCTTCGCGGCCTCTGCGTTCGGCTCCCGATCCCGTATTCGTATTACTTGGCCTTCCCGGGGTCCTTCACGCCCTTGATCACGTCGAATTCGACGTTGTAGAGCTGCCCGTCCTTCTTCTCGACCTTGCGCAGATACACGTCCTGCACGATGTCGCGCGTCTGCGCGTCGATGTAGACCGGCCCGCGCGGGCTTTCGAAGATCTGGCCCTTCATGGCCGCGAGCAGCGCCTCGCCGCCGCCCTGCCCCTTGGTGGCCTTGAGCGCCTCGTAGATCACGCGCATGCCGTCGTAGCCGCCCACGGCCATGAAGTTGGGGCGCATCTTGGGGTTGGCCTTCTGGAAGGCTTCGACGAACTTCTTGTTCAGCGCCGAGGGATGCGCGGCCGAGTAGTGGTGCGAGGTGACCACGCCGAGCGCGCCGTCGCCCATATCGTTGAGCTGGTCGTCGTCGGTCACGTCGCCGGTGGCGATCATGCGGATGCCGGCCTTGTCCATGCCGCGTTCGAGGAACTGCTTCATCACCGCCGCACCCGCGCCCGAGGGCACGAAGACGAACAGCGCATCGGGCTTGGCGTCGCGCACCTTCTGCAGGAAGGGCGCGAAGTCGGGGTTGCGCAGCGGCACGCGCAGCTTCTCGACCACCTTGCCGCCGTTGAGCTGGAAGCGCTCGCTGAAGAACTTCTCGGCGTCGTTGCCCGGGCCGTAGTCGGCCACCAGCGTGACCACCGTCTTCACGCCGTTCTTCGGCGCCCAGTCCCCCATCGCCACCGACACCTGCGGCAGCGTGAAGCTCGAACGCACGATGTAGGGCGAGGCCTCGGTGATGCTCGACGTGGCGGCGGCCATCACCACCTGCGGCGTCTTCGACTGCGTGGCCAGCGGCGCGGCGGCGAGCGCGGCCGGCGTGACGCCGAAGCCCGCGATCACGTTCACCTTGTCGTTGACGATGAGTTCCTGCGCGAGGCGCTTGGTCACGTCGGGCGTGGCCACGTCGTCCTTGACGATCAGCTCGATCTTCCTGCCCGCCACCGTGTCGCCGTGCTGCGCCATGTAGAGCCGCGCCGCCGCCTCGATCTGCCGGCCGGTCGAGGCCTGCTGGCCGGTCATGGGCAGGATCAGCCCGATCTTGAACTTGTTGCCGTCCTGCGCGCTCGCGAACGGCATGGAAAGCGCGAGCGCCGTCAGGGCCGCGGTCTGGAGGATGTGGCGTCTTTGCATGGTTTTTTTCCTTGGAGGGGCGGAATGCGGAACCGGCGTATTTTGTGCACTTTGCAACACGCGGCGGGGCCAGGCATTCACCTAGGCCCCGCGCGGCGCACGGCATTGTTGCGCGATGAACAAACGCACTGCGCGATCATCGCGCAACGCGCCGTCCGGCTCAGCTGTCGGGGCGGTACGAGGAGTCGAGCGTGAGCGTGCCGACCGCGCGCGAGACGCAGGCGCAGATGCGCGTGGTGGCCTGCTTCTCGTGCTCGCTCAGGAACACGTCGCGGTGGTCGATCTCGCCCTCGACCGCGAGCACGTCCATCGCGCACAGCCCGCATTCGCCGCGCTTGCAGTCCCACAGGGTCTCGACGCCCGCGGCATCGAGCGCCTCGAGCAGCGTGCAGTCGGCCGGTACGGTGATGGCGAGTTCGTGGCGCGGAATGCGCACCGTGAAAGGCTGCGCCGCGAGGCGGCCGCTGCTGCCGAAGGTCTCGAATCGCAGGTCGGCCGGGGCGCGGCCCGCGTCGGCCCAGGCGCGCTTGACCGCTTCGAGCATCGGCACCGGGCCGCAGGTGTAGAGCTGGCCGCCCGCGGGCAGCGCGGCGATGGCGGCGGCGAAGTCGATCGGCGCCGTGCCTTCGTGCGGCACCACGTCGTCGCCGAGCGCCGCGCGCAGCCGGTCGAGGTAGGCGAACTCGCCCGCATGCCGCGCGCCGTAGAGCATGCGCACCGGCACGCCGCTGCGCCGCGCTTGGGCGCCCAGGCGTTCCGCCATCAGCACCAGCGGCGTGATGCCGATGCCGCCGGCCACCAGCAGGTAGCCCGGCGCGCGCGTGTCGAGCGGAAAGTGGTTCTGCGGCGTGCTGACCTGCAGCCGGTCGCCCTCGGCCAGCCGCCACATCGCGAGCGAGCCGCCGCGGCCGTCGTCGAGCCGCTTCACGGCGATGCGCCAGCAACCGCCCTCGCCTTCGCCGACCAGCGAGTACGAGCGCGTCTGCAGCCGGCCCTGGGCGGTCATCACCTGCACCTGCAGATGCGCGCCGGGCTCGTGGGGCAGCACTTCGCCCGACGCGGGCCGCAGTTCGAACTCGCGCACGGTGGGCGTGAGGTCGCGCAGCGCAACCACCTGCGCCTGCATCCATTGAAGATCGCTTTTCATCGAGAGAACACCAACAGGGAAAAAGGAGTGGGGCGTCAGCCGCGGCGGCGGATCAGTTGCACGCCCGGCAGCGGGCGCTGCTCGGCGCCCGGCGTGCCGTGCAGCGCCTCGCGCAGGTTGCGCCGCGCGATGCGGCTGTGCTCGCGCATCAGCGCCTCGGCGCGCGAGCCCTCGCCGGCTTCGATGGCATCGAGCACCTGCCGGTGCTGGTCCTGCGCGATCACGAGCATGTCGCGCGCGGCCGGCGAGTTGGCCTGCACGATCACGAAGCCCGAGGGCGAGGCGAATGGCAGGTTGACCACGCGGTCGAGCTGCTGCGCGATCACCGGGCTGGCGGCCATCTCGCACAGCAGCGCATGGAACTTCTCGTTGTGCGTGACGTAGCGCGAGAAGGCCGCATCGTCGAGCGCGGGCTCGCGCAGCAGTTCGTCGATGCGCGCCAGGCAGGCGCGCGCCTCGCGCAGCACCACGGACGCCGCACCGCGCTCGGCCGCGAGCCGCGCGACCAGGCCCTCGAGCGTGCCGCGCAGTTCGATCGCATCGGCCACGTCGCGTTCGGAGAAGGTGCGCACTGCATAGCCGCCGTTGGGTAGCGCTTCCAGCAGCCCTTCCTGTTCGAGCCGCATCAGCGCGCTGCGCACCGGCGTGCGCGAGACGCCGAGCTGCTCGGCGATCGCGACCTCGGCGATGCGCGCGCCGCCGGGCAATTCGCCCGCGAGGATCATCTCGCGCAGCCGCAATTGCGCCTTCACCGCCTGCGAGCCGCCGCCGTCGACCGTCTCGGCCGCGGCCGGCAACGGCGTGACCGCCGCCGGGCCCTTCACGCGGCCACCTTCTGCGGCACCGGCCGGATCGGGATCGCCGCGCGCGCGGGCCGCTCCTTCTCGACCATGCGATCGATGAGGCGGCGAGCCCACATCGAGCCGGCGTCGATGTTGAGGTTGTAGAACTGGTGGCCGGGCCGCGCGTCGATCGCCTTCTGCTGCGCCTCGAGCACGATCTCGTCCTCGCGGAAGATGCCCGCCACGCCCTCGCGCAGCTCGTGCGTGAGGCGCTGCTCGCCCAGGCAGTAGTTGCGCGCGAAGGCCCAGAAGTAGAGGCAGGTCTTGTCGGTCTCGGGCGTGATGGTGTTGAGCACGTAGCCGTTCACGCCCTTGCTGCGGTCGCCGGGGCGGCCGTCCTTCGGCACCGCGCCGCTGCCCGCCTCGGCCACGCCGACGTCGATGTTGACGGTGCACGGCGCCTCGAAGCGGATGATCTGCCAGCGGTCCACCTTGCCGGCGTAGCCGCGCGCATGGCGGATCTGGCCGCCCCAGAACGGCGGCGCATCGATGTTCTCCATCCAGCGCGTGACGGTGGCCGAGCGGTCGCCGTGCGTGGCGACGAAGGGCGCCTCGGCCACTTCGCGGTTGCCGATCGAGGAGCCGTGCACGAAGGTCTCGTGCGTGAGGTCCATGAGGTTGTCGACCACCAGCCGGTAGTCGCAGGCCA
It encodes the following:
- a CDS encoding ABC transporter substrate-binding protein, producing MQRRHILQTAALTALALSMPFASAQDGNKFKIGLILPMTGQQASTGRQIEAAARLYMAQHGDTVAGRKIELIVKDDVATPDVTKRLAQELIVNDKVNVIAGFGVTPAALAAAPLATQSKTPQVVMAAATSSITEASPYIVRSSFTLPQVSVAMGDWAPKNGVKTVVTLVADYGPGNDAEKFFSERFQLNGGKVVEKLRVPLRNPDFAPFLQKVRDAKPDALFVFVPSGAGAAVMKQFLERGMDKAGIRMIATGDVTDDDQLNDMGDGALGVVTSHHYSAAHPSALNKKFVEAFQKANPKMRPNFMAVGGYDGMRVIYEALKATKGQGGGEALLAAMKGQIFESPRGPVYIDAQTRDIVQDVYLRKVEKKDGQLYNVEFDVIKGVKDPGKAK
- a CDS encoding PDR/VanB family oxidoreductase; amino-acid sequence: MKSDLQWMQAQVVALRDLTPTVREFELRPASGEVLPHEPGAHLQVQVMTAQGRLQTRSYSLVGEGEGGCWRIAVKRLDDGRGGSLAMWRLAEGDRLQVSTPQNHFPLDTRAPGYLLVAGGIGITPLVLMAERLGAQARRSGVPVRMLYGARHAGEFAYLDRLRAALGDDVVPHEGTAPIDFAAAIAALPAGGQLYTCGPVPMLEAVKRAWADAGRAPADLRFETFGSSGRLAAQPFTVRIPRHELAITVPADCTLLEALDAAGVETLWDCKRGECGLCAMDVLAVEGEIDHRDVFLSEHEKQATTRICACVSRAVGTLTLDSSYRPDS
- a CDS encoding GntR family transcriptional regulator; its protein translation is MPAAAETVDGGGSQAVKAQLRLREMILAGELPGGARIAEVAIAEQLGVSRTPVRSALMRLEQEGLLEALPNGGYAVRTFSERDVADAIELRGTLEGLVARLAAERGAASVVLREARACLARIDELLREPALDDAAFSRYVTHNEKFHALLCEMAASPVIAQQLDRVVNLPFASPSGFVIVQANSPAARDMLVIAQDQHRQVLDAIEAGEGSRAEALMREHSRIARRNLREALHGTPGAEQRPLPGVQLIRRRG
- a CDS encoding aromatic ring-hydroxylating dioxygenase subunit alpha, which encodes MNTSTPAFPLNAWYAAAYDVEVRHALLSRTVCNEKLVLFRRTDGQVAALEDACWHRLLPLSMGRLEGDELVCGYHGLVYNSQGRCTHMPSQETLNPSACVRSFPVVEKHRFVWVWPGDPAKADPALVPDMHWNDDPAWAGDGKMIRVACDYRLVVDNLMDLTHETFVHGSSIGNREVAEAPFVATHGDRSATVTRWMENIDAPPFWGGQIRHARGYAGKVDRWQIIRFEAPCTVNIDVGVAEAGSGAVPKDGRPGDRSKGVNGYVLNTITPETDKTCLYFWAFARNYCLGEQRLTHELREGVAGIFREDEIVLEAQQKAIDARPGHQFYNLNIDAGSMWARRLIDRMVEKERPARAAIPIRPVPQKVAA